Below is a genomic region from Acinetobacter tibetensis.
GGCATGACCATGATGTGTGTTACTCATGAAATGGGCTTTGCACGCCAAGTGGCAAATCGAATTATCTTTATGGATCAAGGCAAAATTGTCGAAGACTGTTCCAAAGATGATTTTTTTACCACGCCTCGTAGCGAACGGGCACAACAATTTTTAGAGAATATTTTGCATTAATTCCGTGCACATTCATCAAGAGAGACTCACCTCACTTGATGAAGTTTTGTTCTAATCCTCGATCAATAAAAATGCACTTCAATCTGCTGATCTAGCAAATTGAAGTGACACTAAAAATTCTGAACGAACATTCAACTTATATCTATGATTTTTAATTTAATTAAATAGAAACCAAAATTTTTTATGATTTTAAATTGCAACCTAGAGCACTCTTTTAAGCCGATATGCACTATTTTCCACCGAATAATTCATAGTTTTATCTGAATTGGTGCATTTTTTGCTTAATTATATGCATGAACGGAGTATTCGGTTGCTGAACTCCAATTTTTAGATTTACTAAACTATTTTGGTGCAAATCCTCTTCCAAAATTTGTACCTAAAGTCATATTTAGCACTTTTTTTGAGCAAACTATGCAAGATATCGATTTACTTTTTCTACTGCTAGGCGCAGTGCTGGTACTGGCCATGCATGCCGGTTTCGCATTTTTAGAACTAGGAACAGTTCGACATAAAAATCAGGTCAATGCCTTAAGTAAAATCCTAACCGATTTTGCACTTTCAGCGATTGCTTACTTTTTCGTGGGTTACTACATTGCCTATGGACATCATTTTTTCCATATGGGAGCAACTTTAGCGGCAGATCATGGTTATAACTTGATGCGCTGCTTCTTTTTGCTAACTTTCGCTGCGGCTATTCCTGCAATTATTTCTGGTGGTATTGCGGAACGTGCCAAAATGCGTTCCCAAGCCTTAGCGACGCTACTCTTAGTCGCATTGGTGTATCCATTCTTTGAAGGCATTGTTTGGAATGGTAATTTTGGCATTCAAACATGGTTAGAGCATACATTTGGTGCACCCTTTCATGACTTTGCAGGCTCGGTAGTTGTACATGCCATGGGTGGATGGATTGCCTTAGCCGCTGTGATTTTACTGGGTGCACGCCATGGTCGTTATAAGAAAGATGGCCGCGTCAGTGCGCATCCGCCTTCATCCATTCCCTTCCTTGCCTTAGGTTCTTGGATTCTCATAGTCGGTTGGTTTGGCTTCAATGTCATGAGTGCGCAACGTTTAGATGCGATTTCAGGCATGGTTGCCATTAATTCATTAATGGCGATGGTCGGCGGAACCATTACTGCGAACATGATGGGTAAAAATGACCCTGGCTTCTTACATAATGGTCCACTTGCTGGTCTGGTTGCTATCTGTGCAGGCTCTGATATTGTGCATCCTTTTGGTGCGCTTGTGATTGGTGCCATTGCTGGCATCATTTTTGTGAAGTTCTTCACCTATACCCAAAACAAACTCAAAGTGGATGATGTACTGGGTGTGTGGCCATTACATGGCATTTGCGGTGCCTTTGGTGGACTTGCAGTTGGTATTTTCGGTCAACAATGGTTAGGCGGGATTGGTGGTGTGTCCATGATGTCACAAATCATGGGGACTTTATTCGCTATTGTGGTTGCACTTGCGGGTGGATTCGCAGTGTACGGCGGTTTAAAAGCCTGCATCGGTATTCGTTTATCGCAAGAAGACGAGTTCCGTGGTGCTGATTTATCCATTCATAAAATTTCAGCAAATTCGGATGACAGTATGTTTTAAGTTTTCTCAATTTCCGCATGTTGCGAAGCGATTCTTTAGAATCGCTTTTTTTTTATACCAGCAATTTTATGCTTGCTCTAAATAGGCATATAACTCTTGTAAGTTCTGGATACGAGGAACTTGTAAACTTTCATCTTCAGGGTGAAAACCTTGTAACCAGATGGCTTGCATCCCTGCTTGTTGTGCGCCTCGAATATCATTCACAGGATGATCTCCAATGAACAAACATTCTGAAGGATGTACCCCTAATTTTTCCGCAGTATGTAGAAAAATCTGCGGATGAGGCTTACTCATCCCTGCTTGTTCGGAACTCACTATCACATCAAAATAGTTCTTGAAGCCAAGTCCAGTTAAAATATTCAAGCGCGTTGCATGTCCACCGTTCGACACCACTGCCAAGGCATAATCTTGTTGTTTCAAGCTTTGTAACAGCTCAATAGCACCTGACATAGCAACGGCGCATTGTCCAAAATACTGAAACCAGAAATCGGTTAAGTCTTGAAAATCGACCTCAGTTTTCCATGCTAATTCTTGCAATAAAGCAAATGCAACCGATGCCCCAATGCTCGGGTGAGTCAGTTCTTCTTTTTTAGGATATCCGCCATTATCAATTCGGCGGATCATTTGCTGTATTTTTTCCAGATCAGGTACAAATAAGTATGACTGAAACTGTTCTAGTAAAAACTCACTATAGCGCCGAATACTTTGGTCACGATGGGTTAAAGTGTTGTCCAAATCAAATAATACGGCACGAATAGGCATAAAATTCTCGGGCGACTTTTGCCTTTTAATCTAACATTTTAAACCATGTTTACATTACAGATTATCTGCTAAGTTCTACATCAAATCTGTTAAATACATCAGTCCCTCTATCTGCTTTTAAGATTCAATTAAGTCGGTTTTAAGTTTGTATTGGTTAAATCAAAAATAATTAAAATATCGTTTGTACGACCATGTCTGAATTACAACGCTTTAGCCTAAAACAAGGATTGATTCTGCTAGGCTGTTTTATTCTTTTGCAGTTCTGGTTCCCTGTCGGCGGACAACTCGATCTTATGCTCATACAACCGTGGACGGGCTTACATGGTCAATTTCCATGGCGTTATGACTGGTTCTTAGAAAAACTGAATCATAAATATGTCAAAAACCTTTTAATTCTCTGTGATGTCAGCTTCCTTGCTCTTTGGCTTGCCAGCTTTAAAATTGAACGTTTACATGCGCAGCGCTGGCAGTATGCTTATCTGTTCTGGATTTTAATTTTAAGCACCAGTGTGGTGGGTATTCTTAAATCACAATCAGGACATGCCTGCCCTTGGAATATGACTCAAGCTACAACGACTGGTTTTCTCTGGAATTTTAATCTTAGTCATGGGCATTGCTTCCCTGGCGGACATGCAGCAACAGGTTTTGCCTTAATGACGGGCTTCTTCGCTTTTAGGAAAACTACGCCTAAACGTGCTTATTTCTATCTTGTTGCAGGTTTAATATTGGGCTTTGCTATGGGATGGGCACAAATGATGCGTGGTGCTCACTTTCTCAGTCATAACTTATGGACAGCATGGGTCGTTTGGTGCTGTAACGTCACGCTTTATCCATTCTTTTATAGACGACTCGTTCCAGCACAAACCTTAGAAGTGGAACAGCCTATTGCGATTACTCAACAACCTACTACAGAAAATACTCAAGAAGCCGCTTAAAATCCTGTCCAACAACACTTGTCATTATGCTTACAACTGTCAAATTAATGATGTCTCTAGGCCATTCAATTTGCTCAAGTCAGCATGTATTTTTTTCGCACTGACCACGCATTGAATAGGCGCCTCATTCTAAAATAACAACATGCTTTGCAGCATTTTCCAAATGAAAAAATTTATTAAAAACAATCTCAACTAACTTTTGCACGAGTTAAGCCAATTTCCAAATTAGAGCAAGGATTAATCTGACTTCACCTGTTTAGGAAACTGCACTTGCACAAATAAACCACCCAGAGTTTGGCTCTTACCAAACTGAATTTTCCCACCTAAATGTTCTGTTGCTTTTTGCACAATCGAAAGACCTAGCCCACTTCCCATCTCTAAGTGATGATGAATGCGATAAAAGCGTTTCATGATCTGTTCATACAAAGCAGGGTCAATTCCAGGCCCACTGTCTTCAACTTGAATAATGGCCTCATTGCCTTGTGAAAAAATCGAGACATTAATCACGCCATTTTTAGGCGTGTATTTAATTGCATTATCAATCAAATTATAAATAATGGAGCGTACAGCAGACTCTAAACCATTCACCAATACTTCCTCTTGGCGCTCCATACCCAAATCAATCTCTTTCTGCAAAGCCACGTGAATGAGTTGTTCGACACAGTTTACTGCCACTTGGTTTAAGTAAAATGGCTGTTGCTGCATGGTATGTAAGCTACTTGCATCTTGCTTGGCTAAATCAAGTAACTGGCTAATTAAATGCTGAATACGAATTAAACCTTGGCTCAAATTTTCCAAGGCCATGTTTTCTGGAAATTCACGCAATAAAATCTGCATTTGTAAATTAAGTGCTGTAATTGGTGTTCTTAACTCATGTGCTGCATCTGCAATGAACTGACGCTGCTCTTGTTGCGCCGACTCAATACGTTCAAGTAAATAATTCATCTCTTGAATGGTGGGGATTAACTCAACAGGATAACGATTCAGCGTAATTGGAGTGAGTTCATCTAGATCACGGCGGGCAATTTCTTGTCTAAACTCATCCATGGGTCTTAGACTGCGTAAAATCACCCAGCCCAAGCCCCATAAAATAAATGGGATCATCACCAGATATGGCACAAACATACTGGTGGCTAGTTCTAAGGCTAAATGACTTCTTGCAGAAAAAGGTTGGCTGACCTGAATTTGATACTTTTCAGTAGGTAACACATACATGCGCCACACCCCTTGCGTGGTGGAGCGGTCATAAAAACCTGCCTGATTTACGCCGTGTAATAACAAATTAAATTGATGCTGCGGATGTTCTTGCTTTTCCCAGACATCAATAAACAAGTCTTCTTCATGATAGCGTTTATGAATATCAAAATGGCTTTTGATTGGCTTAGGATCATGTACAGCAACACGTTCCGCAAGATTTTTCATTTGGGCATCAAGAATTTCATCCAGTTCACCCAATGAAATCCAGTATGCCGTTGCAATTAACATGCCTCCCAACAGCAAACTAAACCCTGAAACAAAAATCAGTAATCTTTTCTTTAAAGATGTTTGTGTTGGCATTGCGTGCAATTGCTGCATAGAATCCTTAATCCAATTTACCTAAGCGATAACCCATACCACGAATGGTGCGGATAAAATCTTTACCCAACTTTGCACGCAAGTGATGAACATAAACTTCAATTGTATTGCTATTTACTTCGCTATCAAAGTCGTACAGCTTATCTTCTAAATTGGCTTTGGAAAAAATCTTATTCGGATAACTGACCAATGGCACCAGTATTGCCCATTCACGATTGGAAAGCTCCAACTCATGCCCATGCAATAAAGCAATGTGCTGCTCAACATCTAACACCAAATCACCGTAACGAAGCATCAATGTTTCACTTGAGGCTGCTTCTTGAGTAGTGCGACGCAATAAAGCTTGAATACGTGCCAAAAGTTCTACAAATTCATAAGGCTTGACCAGATAATCATCTGCCCCCTGATTCAAACCATCCACCCGATTTTGCACCTGATCACGTGCAGAAATAATCAAAACAGGTAAATTCGGAAAACTTTGACGGATTTTTGTCAACACCTGCATCCCATCCATCATGGGCAAGCCCAAATCCAACAACACAGCATCAAAACTTTGCTGTTGTAGGAGCTTTAGCGCATCAAGTCCATTGTTTACCCATTCCACCTGAAAATCATGCAACTCCAATAGGGTTTTGCTAGATTCAGCAATCATGAAATCATCTTCAATCATTAAGATTTTGGTCATTCTGCTCATCCTAACTTATGCCTTTCCTATTGGATTCGTTGCACATTGTTTTAACATATCATTTTTATCATCAATCACTTGGGTTTTCACACCCAATAAGGACAATAAAGTTGGAAATAAATTATCCTGACTGCGTGCAATTTGTTGTTGCTGCTGCAAGCAATTGACTTGGCTTGCATTATGCTGTTGCCATGTTGGTGAGAACCACATAATCATCGGCACATGAGTTTGCTGAATTGGTGCAATTGCATAAGGCGCACCATGTAAATACATGCCACTTTCACCCGTCGACTCACCATGATCCGATAAATACCAGAAGCCCGTTTGATGATTTGGCACATCTTTAATGGTCTGAATCACCTGATTTAAAATATGGTCTGTATACACAATCGAGTTGTCATAACTGTTCAGCAATTCATCTCGGCTACAACCTTGAATGGCATTGGTTGCACACATTGGCTTAAAAGGTTGGAACTGCTCCGTCGAACGTTTGTAATAGGCTGGACCATGACTGCCCATCTGGTGTAGTACGATCAGTTGAGGTGTTTTATCTTGAGCTGGAATGCTCGCCAAATATGACTTCAAGCTATCCACCAAAACTTCGTCCATGCATTCACCTTCAGCATCACACCACTTTTGTTTTAATGCTGCTGGAATTTCAAACTTATGTACGCGGTCACAAGCCCCTTTACAGCCCGAGTTATTATCAATCCATGTCACTTTATAGCCCGCACGTTGTGCAATATCGAGTAAACCTTCTCGATGACCCGCCAACTGTTCATCATAATCTTCACGTGGCATTCCTGAGAACATACATGGCACCGATACCGCAGTTGCCGTACCACAAGAACTCACTTGACTAAAGTTAATGACATTTTGTTTAGACAATTCTGGATTGGTATTCTTCGCATAACCATTTAAAGAAAAACTCTCCGCACGAGCTGTTTCACCCACCACCAAAACCATGAGTTTAGGCATTCCTTCTGCACTGGTATTAATTACTCGATGTGCATCAGTCCCATAGGTCACTAGGGGTAAATTTTCTTTTGGTTTCTGTTTACGGTAATACGATAAAGTCGAAGCAATGGTATTTTGTGGTGAAATCATGCCTTTTAAATCACGATGTTCACGGAAAATCGCTGCAAAATCGACATAGAACACAAAAAGTAACCCTCCGATAACCGCCAACGAGCCCACAATATGCAAGCTCTTGCTCAACAGTTGTTTCAATAGAGGTTTGTTTTCAATGCGAATCAGTGCAATCAACACCATTGGCACCACGACCATAAACATGCTCCACACTACAAACTGCATAGAAAATAAATCCAATGCTTCTTTAGTGTCGGTTTGCATCATGTTTTGGACTTGCCCAGGTGAAATCACGACACCTAAACCATTCACAAAATAAGCTGTTAATCCGCCTACAAAAACCAAAAAAAACGCCAAAATTTTAGCATTCCATTTCCACTGAAATAACTGTAAAACTACGTTATAGAGTGCGACTACAACTAACACCGTCGCAAATATAAAAGTATAGGATTTAACACCTTGATAAGGCGTGATTAATTGAATTTGCTTATAAAAAGCAAAATTCAGTGCAATACCTAACCAAAGTGCCAGTAACAAGTTAAATTGATGAAGAGCCAGT
It encodes:
- a CDS encoding sensor histidine kinase, producing MPTQTSLKKRLLIFVSGFSLLLGGMLIATAYWISLGELDEILDAQMKNLAERVAVHDPKPIKSHFDIHKRYHEEDLFIDVWEKQEHPQHQFNLLLHGVNQAGFYDRSTTQGVWRMYVLPTEKYQIQVSQPFSARSHLALELATSMFVPYLVMIPFILWGLGWVILRSLRPMDEFRQEIARRDLDELTPITLNRYPVELIPTIQEMNYLLERIESAQQEQRQFIADAAHELRTPITALNLQMQILLREFPENMALENLSQGLIRIQHLISQLLDLAKQDASSLHTMQQQPFYLNQVAVNCVEQLIHVALQKEIDLGMERQEEVLVNGLESAVRSIIYNLIDNAIKYTPKNGVINVSIFSQGNEAIIQVEDSGPGIDPALYEQIMKRFYRIHHHLEMGSGLGLSIVQKATEHLGGKIQFGKSQTLGGLFVQVQFPKQVKSD
- a CDS encoding HAD family hydrolase, with product MPIRAVLFDLDNTLTHRDQSIRRYSEFLLEQFQSYLFVPDLEKIQQMIRRIDNGGYPKKEELTHPSIGASVAFALLQELAWKTEVDFQDLTDFWFQYFGQCAVAMSGAIELLQSLKQQDYALAVVSNGGHATRLNILTGLGFKNYFDVIVSSEQAGMSKPHPQIFLHTAEKLGVHPSECLFIGDHPVNDIRGAQQAGMQAIWLQGFHPEDESLQVPRIQNLQELYAYLEQA
- a CDS encoding phosphatase PAP2 family protein, which translates into the protein MSELQRFSLKQGLILLGCFILLQFWFPVGGQLDLMLIQPWTGLHGQFPWRYDWFLEKLNHKYVKNLLILCDVSFLALWLASFKIERLHAQRWQYAYLFWILILSTSVVGILKSQSGHACPWNMTQATTTGFLWNFNLSHGHCFPGGHAATGFALMTGFFAFRKTTPKRAYFYLVAGLILGFAMGWAQMMRGAHFLSHNLWTAWVVWCCNVTLYPFFYRRLVPAQTLEVEQPIAITQQPTTENTQEAA
- a CDS encoding ammonium transporter, with product MQDIDLLFLLLGAVLVLAMHAGFAFLELGTVRHKNQVNALSKILTDFALSAIAYFFVGYYIAYGHHFFHMGATLAADHGYNLMRCFFLLTFAAAIPAIISGGIAERAKMRSQALATLLLVALVYPFFEGIVWNGNFGIQTWLEHTFGAPFHDFAGSVVVHAMGGWIALAAVILLGARHGRYKKDGRVSAHPPSSIPFLALGSWILIVGWFGFNVMSAQRLDAISGMVAINSLMAMVGGTITANMMGKNDPGFLHNGPLAGLVAICAGSDIVHPFGALVIGAIAGIIFVKFFTYTQNKLKVDDVLGVWPLHGICGAFGGLAVGIFGQQWLGGIGGVSMMSQIMGTLFAIVVALAGGFAVYGGLKACIGIRLSQEDEFRGADLSIHKISANSDDSMF
- a CDS encoding response regulator transcription factor produces the protein MTKILMIEDDFMIAESSKTLLELHDFQVEWVNNGLDALKLLQQQSFDAVLLDLGLPMMDGMQVLTKIRQSFPNLPVLIISARDQVQNRVDGLNQGADDYLVKPYEFVELLARIQALLRRTTQEAASSETLMLRYGDLVLDVEQHIALLHGHELELSNREWAILVPLVSYPNKIFSKANLEDKLYDFDSEVNSNTIEVYVHHLRAKLGKDFIRTIRGMGYRLGKLD
- a CDS encoding phosphoethanolamine transferase yields the protein MNLTRLERLKQFLPPLALHQFNLLLALWLGIALNFAFYKQIQLITPYQGVKSYTFIFATVLVVVALYNVVLQLFQWKWNAKILAFFLVFVGGLTAYFVNGLGVVISPGQVQNMMQTDTKEALDLFSMQFVVWSMFMVVVPMVLIALIRIENKPLLKQLLSKSLHIVGSLAVIGGLLFVFYVDFAAIFREHRDLKGMISPQNTIASTLSYYRKQKPKENLPLVTYGTDAHRVINTSAEGMPKLMVLVVGETARAESFSLNGYAKNTNPELSKQNVINFSQVSSCGTATAVSVPCMFSGMPREDYDEQLAGHREGLLDIAQRAGYKVTWIDNNSGCKGACDRVHKFEIPAALKQKWCDAEGECMDEVLVDSLKSYLASIPAQDKTPQLIVLHQMGSHGPAYYKRSTEQFQPFKPMCATNAIQGCSRDELLNSYDNSIVYTDHILNQVIQTIKDVPNHQTGFWYLSDHGESTGESGMYLHGAPYAIAPIQQTHVPMIMWFSPTWQQHNASQVNCLQQQQQIARSQDNLFPTLLSLLGVKTQVIDDKNDMLKQCATNPIGKA